Proteins from a single region of Campylobacter sputorum:
- the mltG gene encoding endolytic transglycosylase MltG gives MANKRTIKKIVIFLKMLEIVLIVFLFLLLYLSRPVYTSKVVFLPQGSISTIIAYLQDRNFNLSKIDKFFLAMIGQPQSGWIDIGETKLSKYDFLYKLTTAKAAMNEITLIPGETTVVFLNLLSKQLNLNFDTLYKEYTENAPLTEGFLVPETYKIPKGISERHLIYYLINTSKNQHKQISEKIFGNFNKTSWIEYLVVASIIQKEAANSEEMPLVSSVIYNRLKKNMKLQMDGTLNYGIYSHDVITADRIKSDTSKFNTYLYEGLPEIPICTVSFDSIKAAIFPAKSDYLYFVLDKKNKKHIFSKTYKEHINVINRQRK, from the coding sequence ATGGCAAACAAAAGAACAATAAAAAAAATTGTTATTTTTTTAAAAATGCTAGAAATTGTTCTCATAGTTTTCCTTTTTTTACTACTCTACCTTAGCAGACCTGTATATACAAGCAAGGTTGTATTTTTACCGCAAGGTAGTATAAGCACGATTATAGCATATTTACAAGATAGAAATTTCAATCTAAGCAAAATAGATAAATTTTTTTTAGCAATGATTGGGCAACCTCAATCAGGTTGGATAGATATCGGCGAGACAAAACTTAGCAAATACGATTTCTTATACAAACTTACAACAGCAAAAGCAGCTATGAATGAAATCACACTGATACCTGGAGAAACAACTGTTGTATTTTTAAATTTGCTATCAAAACAACTAAATTTAAACTTTGATACTTTATATAAAGAATATACTGAAAATGCTCCACTTACAGAAGGTTTTTTGGTACCTGAAACATACAAAATTCCAAAAGGCATTAGCGAAAGACACCTTATTTATTATCTTATCAACACATCTAAAAATCAACATAAACAAATAAGTGAAAAAATATTTGGTAACTTTAACAAAACTAGCTGGATAGAGTATTTGGTAGTAGCATCAATAATACAAAAAGAAGCAGCAAATTCTGAAGAAATGCCGCTTGTGTCGTCTGTTATATACAATAGACTTAAAAAAAATATGAAATTGCAAATGGATGGAACGCTAAATTACGGAATTTATTCTCACGATGTAATAACAGCAGATAGAATAAAATCAGACACTAGCAAATTTAATACATATCTATACGAAGGATTGCCAGAAATTCCTATTTGTACTGTTAGTTTTGATAGCATAAAAGCGGCTATTTTCCCAGCAAAAAGCGACTATTTGTATTTTGTTTTAGATAAGAAAAATAAAAAACATATATTTTCAAAAACATATAAAGAACATATAAATGTCATAAATAGACAAAGAAAATAA
- a CDS encoding AsmA-like C-terminal domain-containing protein, whose protein sequence is MDFKTFHIGQLYIKLDKKLILATKDIQINTQNKKNNSSNNIDILNLTKKINLLNSLFSSIVVENLHYGDLKFDMVFQNNMFFVDMPYVRLNASFDTKGDKIIIDTKEIALKDFNATICGTGVLDGKSYDYDFKGTFVSHEVNGDLRLRVQKNKLYYNFSNVYAISLKGLMREIEENKWIDKEVKEWIYGHIIAREYFIQNLSGMMDLKNKNMHFDHMEGNAKAKDLKIKFDKNVKEVNVDDANISLKNGVLSFVLKNPKYYDKSLDGSSVAINDLFGNNTNIDINIKTDSLLDEKVQDILKVYDINIPIIQKKGELKTDLYLNITFKNLLTKASGVFELKNADINISKSPFFSEYAKIILENNSLVRIENSHLSNSFLDAKNLNGDIYTDKNSAKFEAICDLDIKANEKNSIVKFEQKPLHIDMNFEKNATILDINELNTKIILSDLNLINIQSLSDVVQYSALLNDVGIKSGSNLDIKTQDFENFDISAQNVIFDVPFIKKDGTKYDMDSFKFIVSKDYIKGYSKSDFFNFSYKNSFLNINLKNLDFIYKDSANNDENSSNGLSVHIDAQNSNLILLDLNKTIPFDSYSGDIKGKNIELLAKKDNGNFHLISNNDKLILDVTKLNGEFLNSLFGSKSFEGGKFDLHLLGRNAKNYNAEIILKDTYLKDYIFYHQFLTFLNTIPSLLVFKTPDFNSDGFTVNSGKIYFSRNGDILNFKAINLTGSSADIGGRGVINLSNGQIDIDLELKLLKDASSIINKIPLVNQIILGKERTISTVIKISGTIDEPKYETQILKDTLLTPFNIIKNTLELPFVLFE, encoded by the coding sequence TTGGATTTCAAAACTTTTCATATTGGTCAATTATATATAAAATTAGATAAAAAACTTATTTTAGCCACAAAAGATATACAAATAAATACTCAAAATAAAAAAAATAACTCTTCAAACAATATAGATATATTAAATTTAACAAAAAAAATAAATCTATTAAATTCATTGTTTTCTAGTATTGTGGTAGAAAATTTGCATTATGGTGATTTGAAATTTGATATGGTTTTTCAAAATAATATGTTTTTTGTAGATATGCCATATGTTAGATTAAACGCTTCTTTTGATACAAAAGGCGATAAAATCATAATAGATACAAAAGAGATAGCTCTTAAAGATTTTAATGCAACTATTTGCGGCACAGGAGTGCTTGATGGCAAAAGTTATGATTATGATTTCAAAGGAACATTTGTTTCGCATGAGGTAAATGGAGATTTGAGATTAAGAGTACAAAAAAATAAGCTATATTACAATTTTTCAAATGTCTATGCAATATCTTTAAAAGGTCTCATGAGAGAAATAGAAGAGAATAAATGGATAGATAAAGAGGTAAAAGAGTGGATATATGGTCATATTATAGCTAGGGAATATTTTATACAAAATCTTAGCGGCATGATGGATTTAAAAAATAAAAATATGCATTTTGATCACATGGAAGGAAATGCAAAAGCTAAGGATTTAAAAATAAAATTTGATAAGAATGTTAAAGAAGTTAATGTAGATGATGCAAATATTAGTTTAAAAAACGGGGTTTTATCTTTTGTTTTAAAAAATCCAAAATACTACGATAAATCACTAGATGGCTCAAGTGTTGCTATAAATGATTTATTTGGTAATAATACAAATATAGACATAAATATAAAAACAGATTCTTTGCTTGATGAAAAAGTCCAAGATATACTAAAAGTTTATGATATTAATATCCCTATAATTCAAAAAAAAGGTGAATTAAAAACAGATTTATATCTAAATATAACTTTTAAAAACTTGCTAACTAAAGCTAGCGGTGTATTTGAGCTTAAAAATGCAGATATAAATATATCCAAATCGCCATTTTTCAGTGAGTATGCCAAAATAATCCTAGAAAATAACTCTTTAGTTAGAATTGAAAATTCTCATCTATCAAATAGTTTTTTGGATGCTAAAAATTTAAATGGAGATATATATACAGATAAAAATAGTGCTAAATTTGAAGCTATTTGTGACCTAGATATAAAAGCAAATGAAAAAAATTCCATAGTAAAATTTGAGCAAAAACCACTTCATATAGATATGAATTTCGAAAAAAACGCAACAATTTTAGATATAAATGAGTTAAATACTAAGATTATTTTATCTGATTTAAATTTAATAAATATACAAAGTTTATCAGATGTAGTGCAGTATAGTGCACTTTTAAATGATGTAGGTATAAAAAGTGGTAGTAATTTAGATATAAAAACTCAAGATTTTGAAAATTTTGATATAAGTGCTCAAAATGTAATTTTTGATGTTCCGTTTATTAAAAAAGATGGCACAAAATACGATATGGATAGTTTTAAATTTATAGTATCAAAAGATTATATAAAAGGTTATTCAAAAAGTGATTTTTTTAATTTTTCATATAAAAACTCTTTTTTGAATATAAATTTAAAAAATCTTGATTTTATATACAAAGATAGTGCAAATAACGATGAGAATAGTTCTAATGGATTATCAGTTCATATAGATGCACAAAATTCAAATTTGATTTTGCTTGATCTTAATAAAACAATACCGTTTGATAGCTATAGTGGCGATATAAAAGGTAAAAATATAGAGCTTTTAGCTAAAAAAGATAACGGAAATTTCCATTTAATATCAAATAATGATAAGCTTATTTTGGATGTTACTAAATTAAATGGAGAATTTTTAAATTCTTTGTTTGGTTCTAAAAGTTTTGAAGGTGGTAAATTTGATTTGCATTTGCTTGGCAGAAATGCAAAAAACTATAATGCTGAGATTATTCTAAAAGATACATATTTAAAAGATTATATATTTTATCATCAATTTCTTACATTTTTAAATACAATTCCTTCGTTGCTAGTTTTTAAAACTCCTGATTTTAATTCAGATGGATTTACTGTAAATAGTGGCAAAATTTACTTTAGTAGAAATGGAGATATACTGAATTTTAAAGCTATAAATTTAACCGGAAGTAGTGCTGACATAGGTGGACGAGGTGTTATAAATTTAAGCAATGGGCAAATAGATATAGACTTAGAGTTAAAACTTTTAAAAGACGCAAGTAGTATCATAAATAAAATCCCGCTTGTAAATCAGATTATATTAGGAAAAGAAAGAACTATATCAACAGTTATAAAAATAAGCGGAACGATAGATGAGCCAAAATACGAAACACAAATACTAAAAGATACTTTATTAACACCATTTAATATAATAAAAAATACCTTAGAATTACCGTTTGTATTGTTTGAATAG
- a CDS encoding arginyltransferase translates to MISIDFCTLSSPCPYLDAKASRSSYKYVFDASFNLNTTLTEHGYRRFGRYYSKPICQNCNECVSIRIDAKNFKFTKSAKKAIKRNKNTLSYISSPICDEEHLKLYSKYHMYMSNKKDWKFYELSYQKYYELYVDGAGEFGKEISYYDGKKLICVDLVDFVNNGISSIYCYYDPEYSWYSLGKFSLLRQIMIARINNLRWIYLGFYVKDCPSLAYKGEYAPFESLKEYVEINQECVWE, encoded by the coding sequence ATGATAAGCATCGATTTTTGCACTCTTAGTTCGCCTTGCCCATATCTTGACGCTAAAGCTTCAAGAAGTTCTTATAAATATGTTTTTGATGCAAGTTTTAATTTAAATACTACGTTAACAGAACATGGATATAGGCGTTTTGGAAGATATTATTCAAAACCTATATGTCAAAATTGTAATGAATGTGTTTCTATAAGAATAGATGCTAAGAATTTTAAATTTACAAAAAGTGCAAAAAAGGCGATAAAGCGTAATAAAAATACACTATCATACATATCAAGCCCAATTTGCGATGAAGAACATCTAAAGCTTTATAGTAAATATCATATGTATATGAGTAATAAAAAAGATTGGAAATTTTATGAACTTAGTTATCAAAAATATTATGAACTTTATGTAGATGGAGCAGGGGAGTTTGGTAAAGAAATTTCGTATTATGATGGGAAAAAATTAATTTGTGTTGATCTTGTAGACTTTGTAAATAACGGAATAAGTTCTATTTATTGTTATTATGATCCAGAGTATTCTTGGTATAGTTTGGGTAAGTTTTCTCTTCTTAGGCAAATAATGATAGCAAGGATAAATAATCTTCGTTGGATTTACTTAGGTTTTTATGTAAAAGATTGTCCAAGCTTGGCTTATAAGGGCGAATATGCTCCTTTTGAAAGCTTAAAAGAGTATGTAGAAATAAATCAAGAGTGTGTTTGGGAGTAG
- a CDS encoding energy transducer TonB — translation MTPAQKADIGAQIQAIIAKQAQKNYPRVARRMRKQGVSVIEFAYHKNGDVANLKVAKSSGHKILDDTVISVIQSVKNKFPKIDVSTTFEVPIKFALK, via the coding sequence TTGACTCCAGCCCAAAAAGCAGATATAGGTGCACAAATTCAAGCTATCATAGCAAAGCAAGCTCAAAAAAATTATCCAAGAGTTGCTAGAAGGATGAGAAAACAAGGTGTTTCAGTTATTGAATTTGCATATCATAAAAATGGCGATGTTGCAAATTTAAAGGTTGCTAAATCTTCTGGTCATAAAATTTTAGATGATACAGTTATATCTGTTATACAATCAGTCAAAAATAAATTTCCAAAGATAGATGTTAGCACTACTTTTGAAGTGCCGATTAAATTTGCACTCAAGTAA
- a CDS encoding RsiV family protein, translated as MKNIFALLLIFINLSFAYENITIEDGYSFIYKDNNCSDETNSTQIYINYYDKNSNLDGKNNKYYGHIFTKGNVYTFSDVTPKEDENKTIFNIKTKNISVKANVINDHFEGVIKLNNTTQDINASLDKKYSLIMITAKANFEQISQRDFIFKKSFVYDAIDFKDQNSSQMRFKMANLLKNSYLDELSNWYNEFFASNNVNFNSPTFIRYNNNLENIYYKKGDLSIFLTDEYFYSGGAHDNTSKQYEVNYKEKKLELSDILKDIHDESLISMIWDKVKVYAYIKQSDLEISKNFSISPYGITFVYNPYEIGPFSAGIIEAFFKFSEIKPFLKDEFLSIL; from the coding sequence ATGAAAAATATATTTGCATTACTTTTAATATTTATAAATTTATCATTTGCTTATGAAAATATCACAATTGAAGATGGATATAGCTTTATATATAAAGATAATAATTGTAGCGATGAGACAAATTCAACTCAAATTTACATAAATTATTATGATAAAAATAGCAATTTAGATGGTAAAAATAACAAATATTATGGGCATATTTTTACAAAGGGAAATGTATATACTTTTTCAGATGTTACACCAAAAGAAGACGAAAATAAAACTATTTTTAATATCAAAACCAAAAATATATCAGTAAAAGCAAATGTTATAAATGATCATTTTGAGGGAGTAATTAAGCTAAATAACACAACACAAGATATAAATGCCTCTCTTGATAAAAAGTATTCTCTTATAATGATAACAGCAAAAGCAAATTTCGAGCAAATATCACAAAGAGATTTTATATTTAAAAAAAGCTTTGTTTATGATGCTATAGATTTTAAAGATCAAAACTCTTCTCAAATGCGGTTTAAGATGGCAAATTTATTAAAAAATAGTTATCTAGACGAATTATCAAATTGGTATAACGAATTTTTTGCATCAAATAATGTAAATTTTAACAGCCCTACTTTTATAAGATACAATAACAATTTAGAAAATATCTACTATAAAAAAGGCGATTTGAGCATATTTTTAACAGATGAATATTTTTATAGTGGTGGTGCTCACGATAATACAAGCAAACAATATGAAGTTAATTATAAAGAAAAAAAACTTGAATTAAGTGACATTTTAAAAGATATCCATGATGAAAGCTTAATTTCTATGATTTGGGATAAAGTAAAAGTTTATGCTTATATAAAACAAAGTGATCTTGAAATTTCAAAGAATTTTTCAATATCTCCTTATGGTATTACTTTTGTGTATAATCCTTATGAGATTGGTCCTTTTTCTGCTGGAATCATAGAAGCATTTTTTAAATTTAGCGAAATTAAACCATTTTTAAAAGATGAATTTTTAAGTATATTATAA
- a CDS encoding acetyl-CoA carboxylase subunit A, whose product MIKKILIANRGEIAVRIVRACKDLHIDSVAIFTEPDRECLHVKVADEAICMGEDPLKGYLDAKAIVKVAKDCGADAIHPGYGFLSENYEFAKEVEDTGLIFIGPSPDVIRKMGNKNIARYLMKKNGIPVVPGTEPLNQEDMQTIKDYAAKIGYPVILKASGGGGGRGIREVWDEKDMESAYESCKREALKYFNNDEVFMEKLVVNPRHIEFQILGDNYGNIIHLCERDCSIQRRHQKIIEIAPCPTISENLRKVMGVAAVSAAKAVNYSNVGTVEFLLDDYNNFYFMEMNTRIQVEHGITEEITGIDLIVRQIRSANGEILELEQSDIKPYGFAIEARITAEDVWKNFTPALGTIKEYYPALGPSVRVDSHIYKDYSIPPFYDSLLAKLMVRSSSYDLAVNKLERALDEFTIEGVKTIIPFLLTISKRREFRRGFFDTSYVEKNLQSILENTKDEINENKDELVAVISATLKKHRS is encoded by the coding sequence ATGATAAAGAAAATACTTATAGCAAATCGTGGTGAAATAGCGGTTCGCATCGTTAGGGCTTGCAAGGATTTACATATAGACTCTGTTGCTATTTTTACTGAGCCTGATAGAGAATGTTTGCATGTAAAAGTTGCAGATGAGGCAATTTGCATGGGAGAAGATCCTCTTAAAGGATATTTGGATGCAAAAGCCATAGTAAAAGTAGCAAAAGATTGCGGTGCTGATGCTATACATCCAGGATATGGATTTTTAAGTGAAAATTATGAATTTGCAAAAGAAGTTGAAGATACAGGGCTAATTTTTATAGGACCAAGTCCTGATGTTATAAGAAAAATGGGAAATAAAAATATAGCTAGATATTTGATGAAAAAAAATGGAATTCCAGTTGTTCCAGGGACTGAGCCGTTAAATCAAGAAGATATGCAAACTATAAAAGATTATGCTGCAAAGATAGGTTATCCTGTTATATTAAAAGCTAGTGGAGGCGGAGGAGGTCGTGGCATAAGAGAAGTTTGGGATGAAAAGGATATGGAAAGTGCTTATGAGTCTTGTAAAAGAGAGGCATTAAAATACTTTAATAATGATGAAGTTTTCATGGAAAAACTTGTTGTAAATCCTAGACATATAGAGTTTCAAATTTTAGGCGATAATTATGGCAATATAATACATTTATGCGAAAGAGATTGCTCAATCCAAAGAAGACATCAAAAGATTATAGAGATTGCACCTTGTCCAACAATAAGTGAAAATTTACGCAAAGTTATGGGCGTTGCTGCTGTTTCTGCTGCAAAGGCTGTAAATTATTCAAATGTTGGAACAGTAGAGTTTTTGCTTGATGATTACAATAATTTCTATTTTATGGAAATGAATACTAGAATTCAAGTAGAACATGGTATAACAGAAGAAATAACCGGTATTGATTTAATAGTTAGGCAAATAAGAAGTGCAAATGGTGAAATTTTGGAATTAGAGCAAAGTGATATAAAGCCATATGGTTTTGCCATAGAAGCTAGAATTACAGCTGAAGATGTTTGGAAAAACTTTACTCCAGCTCTTGGAACTATTAAAGAGTATTACCCAGCACTTGGACCATCTGTGCGTGTTGATAGTCATATATATAAAGATTATTCAATACCTCCATTTTATGATTCACTTCTTGCAAAATTGATGGTTAGATCAAGTAGCTATGATTTAGCTGTAAATAAATTAGAGCGTGCATTAGATGAATTTACCATAGAAGGAGTTAAAACAATCATACCATTTTTACTAACTATTTCCAAAAGAAGAGAGTTTAGAAGAGGATTTTTTGATACATCTTATGTTGAAAAAAATTTACAATCCATTTTAGAAAATACCAAAGATGAAATAAATGAGAATAAAGATGAGTTGGTAGCTGTTATAAGTGCAACTTTAAAAAAGCATAGGAGTTGA